Proteins encoded in a region of the Stieleria neptunia genome:
- a CDS encoding AAA family ATPase — MNAPQIDEQIAKYSQMCNRLADEVGRLLVGQETMVSRLLIGLLTGGHVLLEGVPGLAKTLTVSSLAQAIRTDFSRIQFTPDMLPADVIGTEVFNPKEATYSVKRGPIFSNLILADEINRAPAKVQSALLEAMQERQVTIGTETFKFSQPFLVMATQNPIEQEGTYPLPEAQVDRFMLKTKIDYPSREDERKIVDRMAGGKAIPEISAVTSPEELLEARAVVEKIWCDDKVRDYGIDVVRATRDAVGSGVAALENMIEMGASPRASIFLLKAGKAHAFLQGRSYVTPHDIKSLAPDVLRHRVVLTYEAEAEGKSVDDVIRQILDNVPVP, encoded by the coding sequence GAGGTCGGGCGACTGCTGGTCGGTCAGGAAACGATGGTTTCGCGTCTCTTGATCGGATTATTGACCGGGGGGCACGTGCTGCTCGAAGGCGTCCCCGGGCTGGCAAAAACGCTCACCGTCAGCAGTCTGGCCCAGGCGATCCGGACCGATTTTTCACGCATTCAGTTTACCCCGGATATGCTGCCGGCGGATGTCATCGGCACCGAAGTCTTCAATCCCAAAGAAGCGACTTACAGCGTCAAACGCGGGCCGATTTTTTCCAACCTGATCCTGGCCGACGAAATCAACCGCGCCCCGGCCAAGGTCCAGAGCGCCTTGCTGGAGGCGATGCAGGAGCGGCAGGTCACCATCGGCACCGAGACCTTCAAGTTTTCGCAGCCGTTCCTCGTGATGGCGACGCAAAACCCGATCGAGCAGGAGGGGACGTATCCGTTGCCCGAGGCCCAGGTCGACCGCTTCATGCTTAAAACCAAGATCGATTACCCGTCCCGTGAGGACGAGCGAAAGATCGTCGACCGGATGGCCGGCGGCAAAGCGATCCCAGAAATTTCGGCCGTCACCTCGCCGGAGGAACTTTTGGAAGCCCGTGCGGTGGTCGAGAAGATCTGGTGCGACGACAAGGTCCGCGATTACGGCATCGACGTCGTCCGTGCCACACGCGATGCCGTCGGATCCGGGGTCGCGGCGCTGGAAAACATGATCGAAATGGGAGCCAGCCCGCGCGCTTCGATCTTCCTGCTCAAAGCCGGCAAGGCACACGCGTTTTTACAAGGACGCAGTTACGTGACGCCACATGACATCAAGTCCTTGGCACCGGACGTGTTGCGACACCGTGTGGTGTTGACGTACGAAGCGGAAGCCGAAGGCAAATCGGTCGACGACGTGATTCGCCAGATTCTGGACAATGTCCCGGTGCCGTGA